Proteins co-encoded in one Candidatus Krumholzibacteriota bacterium genomic window:
- a CDS encoding sigma-54-dependent Fis family transcriptional regulator, with protein MTLELHLTGGERDDTDAIADFCEEAGWRVNRYASVGDLLADGAGGEASLLLVSIAEGWNEPYRASVVELLSNWHEAHPGMQLVLFLPRSIEEADRLAIDIGARHTLIRPWRPADLSRILSQVAAGVGERRRREAIRRRNEESRGFEGIIGESRAISRVLDLARRVAGSEYTSVMITGESGTGKGAIARAIHESSPRAGGPFIEVNCAAIPTSLLESEFFGHEQGAFTDAKDRKIGLFECANGGTIFLDEVGEIEYGLQAKLLKFLDTRTIRRVSGTTFLPVDVRVLAATNRDLREDVAGGRFRADLFYRLNVVEIAMPPLRDRREDIRPIAEDYTQRIASRLRGKKAVLTPEANDLLEKYRWPGNVRELINVIERAVLLSADGSITPADLPIEAEESETGIRVEERQGRIRIDLPPGGTSLEEIERAAILAAIERTGGNITRAAGLLRVSRGTLRYKMKKYDIDGAGIKKKIKTGEYEPVLSN; from the coding sequence ATGACTCTCGAATTGCATCTCACCGGCGGTGAACGCGACGACACCGACGCCATCGCGGACTTCTGCGAAGAGGCCGGCTGGCGCGTCAACCGGTACGCGTCGGTCGGCGATCTGCTCGCCGACGGAGCCGGCGGCGAGGCATCCCTGCTCCTCGTCTCCATCGCCGAGGGGTGGAACGAACCGTATCGCGCCAGCGTCGTCGAGCTGCTCTCGAACTGGCACGAGGCGCATCCGGGCATGCAGCTCGTCCTGTTCCTCCCGCGCTCTATCGAGGAGGCGGACCGGCTCGCCATCGACATCGGCGCCCGCCATACGCTCATCAGGCCGTGGCGGCCCGCCGATCTCTCCCGCATCCTGTCGCAGGTGGCAGCGGGCGTCGGCGAGCGGCGACGACGCGAAGCCATCCGCCGCCGGAACGAGGAGTCGCGGGGATTCGAGGGGATCATCGGGGAGAGCCGGGCGATCTCGCGCGTGCTCGACCTCGCGCGCCGGGTGGCGGGCAGCGAGTACACCTCGGTGATGATCACGGGCGAGAGCGGCACCGGCAAGGGGGCCATCGCGAGGGCGATCCACGAGTCGAGCCCGCGCGCCGGGGGCCCCTTCATCGAGGTCAACTGCGCGGCCATCCCGACCTCACTGCTCGAAAGCGAATTCTTCGGGCACGAGCAGGGCGCCTTCACGGACGCGAAGGACCGTAAGATCGGCCTCTTCGAATGCGCGAACGGCGGGACGATCTTCCTCGACGAGGTTGGCGAGATCGAGTACGGGCTGCAGGCGAAGCTCCTCAAGTTCCTCGACACGCGGACGATCCGCCGTGTCAGCGGCACCACCTTCCTCCCCGTCGACGTCCGGGTCCTCGCGGCGACGAACCGCGATCTCCGGGAGGACGTCGCCGGGGGCCGTTTCCGCGCCGACCTCTTCTACCGGCTGAACGTCGTCGAGATCGCGATGCCGCCCCTGCGCGACCGCCGGGAGGACATCCGCCCGATCGCCGAGGACTACACGCAGCGCATCGCCTCCCGCCTCCGCGGGAAGAAGGCGGTCCTCACCCCCGAGGCGAACGATCTCCTCGAGAAGTACCGATGGCCGGGAAACGTCCGCGAACTGATCAACGTCATCGAGCGGGCCGTGCTGCTTTCGGCCGACGGGTCGATCACGCCGGCGGATTTGCCGATCGAGGCGGAAGAATCGGAAACCGGCATCCGCGTCGAGGAACGACAGGGAAGGATACGGATCGATCTGCCACCCGGCGGCACCTCCCTCGAGGAGATCGAGCGCGCCGCCATCCTGGCGGCGATCGAGCGGACGGGGGGCAATATCACCCGCGCGGCCGGGCTGCTACGGGTATCACGGGGAACCCTGAGATACAAGATGAAGAAGTACGACATCGACGGCGCGGGGATTAAGAAAAAAATCAAAACCGGCGAATATGAGCCGGTCCTCTCCAACTAG
- a CDS encoding IPT/TIG domain-containing protein, which translates to MRRAVLLTIAAALAAAVVSCDGNDGNGVLDEPRLDSVSPGVVSVGDTVVLAGVDFGEDWRETRVAFSACGFDDATAVRYAVPFSGSTTELRCLVPDGVFSGGVRVEDGDWRRGIGVVNVVPAPHPSNVLPVEVVMLAGDVAKIPFGDAEHDITLATGESPEDYLLVLFNSAVPPFRSYTYLYRIEAGTYPVDAGEGGAVAERDPAGDGSRLFAQLGEEERRVLGAEGPRPSLLDRRLREETKRILDGVVAPEAPAPRFSAIAGPGPAPQTATFRVLENPDGYLTDPSNFTDVTADLKYEGAHTLLYVDSETYAAAISDAEAEALGLAFDGSIYGIDRNLLGEESDINGDGKVAILLSPVVNRMTPAGAATSEGFIAGFFMPGDLIPQYMPAGCTNGMEIFYTIVPDPENRYGNEYSKEYALDVIEGVLAHEFNHMIVFNYRVLIYGHGYMGTYLEELWLEEGLSHIAEDLNGYDRSNVLRANIFLADPGNTTLIHGGDALDERGAAYLFLRLLGDLHGQEIFRSLVQSRLSGTANVEETTGENFLELFADWSAACYLSGLGITDDPRFNYVSIDLPGDFGDLRVRETDFTATSIQGDVRSMAPEFILMHLGAGSGYTLSISGAAEGKTNAVLVRLE; encoded by the coding sequence ATGAGAAGAGCAGTGCTGTTGACGATCGCCGCGGCGCTCGCGGCCGCTGTCGTCTCGTGCGACGGAAACGATGGAAACGGCGTTCTCGACGAGCCGCGGCTCGACTCGGTCTCGCCCGGCGTCGTCTCGGTCGGCGACACGGTCGTTCTCGCGGGCGTCGATTTCGGCGAGGATTGGCGCGAGACGCGTGTCGCCTTCTCGGCGTGCGGATTCGACGATGCCACGGCCGTGCGGTACGCCGTGCCCTTCTCGGGCTCGACGACCGAGCTGCGATGCCTCGTTCCCGACGGCGTCTTCAGCGGTGGCGTCCGCGTCGAGGACGGCGACTGGCGGCGGGGAATCGGAGTGGTGAACGTCGTTCCCGCGCCGCATCCGTCGAACGTGCTGCCCGTCGAGGTTGTGATGCTCGCCGGAGACGTCGCGAAGATACCGTTCGGCGACGCCGAGCACGACATCACGCTGGCGACGGGGGAAAGCCCGGAGGATTACCTGCTCGTTCTCTTCAACAGCGCCGTGCCTCCCTTCCGGAGCTACACCTATTTGTACAGGATCGAGGCCGGCACGTACCCGGTCGACGCCGGGGAGGGCGGGGCGGTCGCGGAGCGGGATCCGGCAGGTGACGGTTCGCGCCTCTTCGCGCAACTCGGCGAGGAGGAGCGCCGCGTTCTGGGCGCCGAGGGGCCGCGTCCATCGCTGCTCGACCGGCGCCTGCGTGAGGAGACGAAGCGTATCCTCGACGGCGTCGTGGCTCCCGAAGCGCCGGCCCCCCGATTCTCGGCGATCGCCGGACCCGGCCCCGCCCCGCAGACGGCGACCTTCCGCGTCCTCGAGAATCCCGACGGCTACCTCACCGATCCGTCGAACTTCACCGACGTGACGGCCGACCTCAAGTACGAGGGGGCGCACACGCTCCTCTACGTCGATTCCGAGACCTACGCGGCGGCCATTTCGGACGCCGAGGCCGAGGCGCTCGGTCTCGCGTTCGACGGGAGCATCTACGGGATCGACCGGAACCTGCTCGGCGAGGAGTCGGACATCAACGGCGACGGCAAGGTCGCCATCCTCCTCTCGCCGGTCGTCAACCGGATGACGCCGGCGGGCGCCGCCACCTCGGAGGGATTCATCGCCGGCTTCTTCATGCCGGGCGACCTGATCCCACAGTACATGCCGGCCGGATGCACGAACGGCATGGAGATCTTCTACACGATCGTCCCCGACCCGGAGAACCGGTACGGCAACGAGTACTCGAAGGAGTACGCACTCGATGTGATCGAGGGGGTCCTCGCGCACGAGTTCAACCACATGATCGTCTTCAACTACCGCGTGCTCATCTACGGCCACGGCTACATGGGCACCTATCTCGAGGAGCTCTGGCTCGAGGAGGGCCTCTCGCACATCGCCGAGGACCTGAACGGTTACGACCGGTCGAACGTTCTCCGGGCAAACATCTTCCTCGCCGACCCGGGCAACACAACGCTGATCCACGGCGGCGACGCGCTCGACGAGCGCGGCGCGGCCTACCTCTTCCTGCGCCTGCTCGGCGACCTCCACGGCCAGGAGATCTTCCGGTCGCTCGTCCAGTCGCGCCTGAGCGGAACGGCGAACGTCGAGGAAACGACTGGAGAAAATTTCCTCGAGCTCTTCGCCGACTGGAGCGCGGCCTGCTACCTGAGCGGTCTCGGCATCACGGACGATCCGCGATTCAACTATGTCTCGATCGACCTGCCGGGCGATTTCGGGGATCTGCGCGTGCGGGAGACGGATTTCACGGCGACGTCGATCCAGGGGGACGTCCGGTCGATGGCCCCCGAGTTCATCCTCATGCATCTCGGCGCCGGTTCGGGATATACCCTTTCCATCTCCGGCGCAGCCGAGGGAAAAACGAATGCGGTCCTCGTCCGTCTCGAGTAG
- a CDS encoding PqqD family protein, translating to MFKRRKQKTEVNLLDLIPRRTARSETGDDGIVTILKPKVTNRLMKKVVEPRLKSRFMKIRLDELGSAVWAMCDGKRPVREMVELLRERFSDSIEPCCERLGLFMSMLEGEGFVCYENYEECRRVMDE from the coding sequence ATGTTCAAAAGAAGGAAACAGAAGACCGAAGTCAACCTCCTCGATCTCATCCCGCGCCGGACGGCGCGGTCGGAGACCGGCGACGACGGGATCGTGACGATCCTCAAACCGAAGGTCACCAACAGGCTGATGAAGAAAGTCGTCGAGCCGCGGCTCAAGAGTCGGTTCATGAAGATCAGGCTCGACGAGCTCGGCAGCGCCGTCTGGGCGATGTGCGACGGCAAGCGCCCCGTGCGCGAGATGGTCGAGCTCCTTCGCGAGCGCTTCAGCGACTCGATCGAGCCCTGCTGCGAGCGCCTCGGCCTCTTCATGTCGATGCTCGAGGGAGAGGGATTCGTCTGCTACGAGAATTACGAGGAATGTCGCCGGGTCATGGACGAGTGA
- a CDS encoding oligopeptide transporter, OPT family: MADNSFKPYVPAEARMREFTVKAIVVGAVLSVILGAANAYLGLVAGMTVAATFPAAVMAMAVLRGMKGTILEENTCRTTAAVGEALVAGAIFTIPAFLIAKNPTTGEPIWDTVHYWESTLLMLVGGILGVLFVIFLRRVLIEDATLPFPESVACAEIVKAGQGNATGAKYVFGTIGLSAILELVRNDFGLQLVQGFVKHFWALPVVKNFQLLTSSLVPIGRPTNPTGGIFVESPDASPAMMGVGYIIGPKLAAIVFAGGVFGHMMMVPLFIFINGTFGSPGVDWLETSGAVWNSQVRPLAVGAMLVGAFYTLFKMRKSLGAGIARAFKDLKQIGKSTGEGETSRIEKDIPYSFTIIAIIAIVIPIAFLYYHFSQNLVGAIVSALVMTVAGFLFAAVAGFLVGTIGSSNNPISGLTLSTLIVAAILMVAVGVKGAFGIAAVLGVAAVVCCSSGVAGDIIQDLKAGHILGGTPRAMELGCMIGVVAAAFVMALVLQLLHTGYAEMGGIGGELLPAPQAGLMAMLSQGIITGQMAWPLVIMGALFSIALILIGAPSPMLIAVGMYLPFHTTFAIFIGGIIKWITDMVIAKRKLDKEKAENTGILLASGLIAGQALMGIIIAATVVIGGGKAMLPKIIDGGNPWLALVIFAIIGYTLIRIPIRSGESRES, from the coding sequence ATGGCCGACAATTCGTTCAAACCCTACGTGCCCGCCGAGGCCCGGATGAGGGAGTTCACGGTGAAGGCCATCGTGGTCGGCGCCGTTCTTTCCGTCATCCTGGGTGCGGCGAACGCGTACCTGGGGCTCGTCGCCGGCATGACCGTGGCGGCGACCTTTCCGGCCGCTGTCATGGCAATGGCGGTCCTGCGGGGCATGAAGGGAACGATCCTCGAGGAGAACACCTGCCGTACCACGGCCGCGGTGGGAGAAGCGCTCGTCGCCGGGGCGATCTTCACGATCCCGGCGTTCCTGATCGCGAAGAACCCGACGACGGGTGAACCGATCTGGGACACGGTCCACTACTGGGAATCCACCCTGCTCATGCTGGTCGGCGGCATCCTCGGCGTCCTGTTCGTCATCTTCCTGCGCCGGGTGCTGATCGAGGACGCCACGCTGCCCTTCCCCGAGAGCGTCGCCTGCGCCGAGATCGTCAAGGCCGGGCAGGGAAACGCGACCGGCGCCAAGTACGTCTTCGGCACGATCGGCCTCTCCGCGATTCTCGAGCTGGTCAGGAACGACTTCGGTCTGCAGCTCGTCCAGGGATTCGTCAAGCATTTCTGGGCCCTGCCGGTCGTGAAGAACTTCCAGCTTTTGACGAGCTCGCTCGTCCCGATCGGGCGGCCCACAAACCCGACGGGCGGCATCTTCGTCGAGAGCCCCGACGCCTCCCCGGCGATGATGGGAGTCGGCTACATCATCGGCCCGAAGCTCGCGGCGATCGTCTTCGCCGGCGGCGTCTTCGGCCACATGATGATGGTGCCGCTCTTCATCTTCATCAACGGCACCTTCGGCAGTCCGGGCGTCGATTGGCTCGAGACCTCGGGCGCCGTCTGGAACTCGCAGGTCCGTCCCCTCGCGGTCGGCGCGATGCTCGTCGGCGCGTTCTACACGCTCTTCAAGATGCGCAAGTCCCTCGGCGCGGGGATCGCCAGGGCCTTCAAGGATCTCAAGCAGATCGGCAAGAGCACGGGCGAGGGCGAGACGAGCCGGATCGAGAAGGACATCCCCTACTCCTTCACGATCATCGCGATCATCGCGATCGTCATCCCGATCGCCTTCCTCTACTACCACTTCAGCCAGAACCTCGTCGGCGCGATCGTTTCGGCGCTCGTCATGACCGTCGCAGGGTTCCTCTTCGCCGCCGTGGCCGGCTTCCTCGTCGGCACGATCGGGTCGAGCAACAACCCGATCTCGGGACTCACCCTCTCCACGCTGATCGTCGCGGCCATCCTGATGGTCGCCGTGGGCGTCAAGGGAGCGTTCGGGATCGCGGCGGTTCTCGGCGTGGCGGCGGTGGTATGCTGCTCGAGCGGCGTGGCGGGAGACATCATCCAGGATCTGAAGGCCGGGCACATCCTCGGCGGCACACCGCGGGCAATGGAGCTCGGCTGCATGATCGGCGTCGTCGCGGCTGCGTTCGTGATGGCCCTCGTGCTGCAGCTCCTGCACACCGGCTACGCCGAGATGGGCGGCATCGGCGGCGAGCTGCTGCCGGCGCCCCAGGCCGGTCTCATGGCGATGCTCAGCCAGGGCATCATCACCGGCCAGATGGCATGGCCCCTCGTGATCATGGGCGCGCTCTTCTCGATCGCGCTGATCCTCATCGGCGCCCCTTCGCCGATGCTGATCGCCGTCGGGATGTACCTGCCCTTCCACACGACCTTCGCCATCTTCATCGGCGGGATCATCAAGTGGATCACCGACATGGTCATAGCGAAGCGGAAGCTCGACAAGGAGAAGGCCGAGAATACCGGCATCCTCCTGGCCTCGGGCCTGATCGCCGGCCAGGCGCTCATGGGCATCATCATCGCCGCGACCGTCGTCATCGGCGGCGGCAAGGCGATGCTCCCCAAGATCATCGACGGCGGCAATCCGTGGCTCGCGCTGGTCATCTTCGCCATCATCGGCTACACCCTCATCCGCATCCCGATCCGGAGCGGCGAGAGCAGGGAGTCGTAA
- a CDS encoding sigma-54-dependent Fis family transcriptional regulator, whose product MEKPVDAHMPFDPPMVGRSPAVLEVRRLVRRVAGAAITVLVEGESGTGKEIVARNVHRLGPRRCRPLVIVNCMELPETLLQSELFGHRRGAFTGASHDRAGLIESADGGTFFLDEIGELPLRQQAALLRVIQEREVRRIGESARRRIDVRFVFATNRDLAALVAKGRFREDLYFRVRGAEIRVPPLRERIEDIRPLAEHFLRQCRPTGAIRLAADAFAALAAYPWPGNVRELRHEIDRACALHPDAGVLLPEMLSPRVRDGSGSSIAAEKPGNTLPSAVKCLELRMIRETLDRMEGNRTRTASALGITRQGLLKKMKRYRMIPE is encoded by the coding sequence ATGGAAAAACCCGTCGACGCCCACATGCCGTTCGATCCGCCGATGGTCGGGCGCTCGCCCGCCGTCCTCGAGGTGCGCCGCCTCGTCAGGCGCGTGGCCGGCGCGGCGATCACCGTCCTCGTCGAGGGGGAGAGCGGGACGGGCAAGGAGATCGTCGCCCGGAACGTCCACCGCCTCGGCCCCCGGCGCTGCCGCCCCCTCGTGATCGTCAACTGCATGGAGCTGCCCGAGACGCTTCTGCAGAGCGAGCTCTTCGGACATCGGCGGGGCGCCTTCACGGGGGCCTCCCACGACCGCGCCGGGCTCATCGAGAGCGCCGACGGGGGCACCTTCTTCCTCGACGAGATCGGCGAGCTCCCGCTGCGCCAGCAGGCGGCGCTCCTGCGCGTCATCCAGGAGCGGGAGGTCCGCCGCATCGGGGAGAGCGCGCGGCGCAGGATCGACGTGCGGTTCGTCTTCGCCACCAACCGCGATCTCGCCGCCCTCGTCGCGAAGGGACGGTTCCGCGAGGACCTCTACTTCCGCGTCCGCGGGGCCGAGATCCGCGTGCCGCCCCTGCGCGAGCGCATCGAGGACATCCGGCCGCTGGCGGAGCATTTTCTCCGGCAATGCCGGCCAACCGGCGCCATCCGGCTCGCCGCCGACGCGTTCGCGGCGCTCGCGGCCTATCCCTGGCCGGGGAACGTGCGGGAGCTCCGGCACGAGATCGATCGCGCCTGCGCCCTCCACCCCGACGCGGGCGTCCTGCTGCCCGAGATGCTCTCGCCGCGCGTCAGGGACGGGAGCGGGAGCTCGATCGCGGCGGAGAAGCCGGGCAACACGCTTCCGTCGGCCGTGAAGTGCCTCGAGCTGCGGATGATCCGCGAGACCCTCGACCGCATGGAGGGGAACCGGACGAGGACGGCCTCCGCCCTCGGCATCACGCGCCAGGGACTCCTCAAGAAGATGAAGCGGTACCGGATGATCCCCGAGTGA
- the lnt gene encoding apolipoprotein N-acyltransferase: protein MMIRESIVMRWKDEILAGVAGGLLLSFAFPPWPARYLALVALAPLFRYFLLFTLDGRNRPVRQAAVTGFVFGLAFFLSLLYWIANLIPASSARIPWLMAPAVLLLCLYLALYTALFGAAMGWSVRRFGRGALAAAPAVWAILELIRSRGELGFSWGMLSSAMAAFPVAVQGLALYGPFGLSMLIVLANLLFALVFFGGSAPRRLLAGAALVLLVAGHAWWGAGEISRLDRERLANASAERAVAVVQPNLDLAIKWQPAFRDSIFDDIDRLARSGGALGVDLVLFPETAAPAAISHAPRLMRRLRIAARGAGTDMLIGFVTRSREGDEWRSRNSAGLFDRDGQLVAQYDKVNLLPFGERIPWSQYLPFLGSLDFGQANFLPGKEATLFQSAAGRFGVMICFESTFSSFAREYVRDGADFLVNITNDGWFGSARGPMQHAETAILRAIENRVMVLRAANTGVSMVIDPTGRVTMSLGLGEKGILRAAVWTPSRRPPYSRYGHLVTLAMVLVDLAASVLVVVWSRAKSIEP from the coding sequence GTGATGATCCGGGAATCGATCGTGATGAGATGGAAGGACGAGATCCTCGCCGGCGTCGCCGGCGGGCTGCTTCTCTCCTTCGCCTTTCCCCCGTGGCCGGCGCGGTACCTCGCGCTCGTCGCCCTCGCGCCGCTCTTCCGCTACTTTCTCCTCTTCACGCTCGACGGGCGAAACCGGCCGGTCCGGCAGGCCGCCGTGACGGGATTCGTCTTCGGTCTCGCCTTCTTTTTGTCGCTCCTCTACTGGATCGCCAACCTGATCCCCGCCTCGAGCGCGCGGATCCCGTGGCTGATGGCCCCCGCCGTGCTGCTGCTGTGTCTCTACCTCGCCCTCTACACGGCGCTCTTCGGAGCGGCGATGGGCTGGTCGGTGCGCCGCTTCGGGCGCGGCGCCCTCGCCGCCGCCCCCGCGGTGTGGGCGATCCTCGAGCTCATCCGCTCGCGGGGCGAGCTCGGGTTCTCGTGGGGCATGCTCTCGAGCGCGATGGCCGCCTTCCCCGTCGCCGTGCAGGGGCTCGCCCTCTACGGGCCCTTCGGGCTCTCGATGCTGATCGTCCTCGCCAACCTGCTCTTCGCCCTCGTCTTCTTCGGTGGCTCGGCGCCTCGCCGGCTCCTCGCCGGGGCGGCGCTCGTGCTCCTCGTCGCGGGACACGCGTGGTGGGGCGCCGGCGAGATCTCCCGGCTCGACCGCGAGCGGCTCGCGAACGCGTCCGCCGAACGCGCGGTGGCGGTCGTCCAGCCGAACCTCGACCTGGCGATCAAGTGGCAACCGGCCTTCCGCGATTCGATCTTCGACGACATCGACCGCCTCGCCCGGAGCGGGGGCGCCCTGGGCGTCGATCTCGTCCTCTTTCCAGAGACCGCCGCCCCGGCCGCCATATCGCACGCGCCCCGGCTCATGCGCCGTCTCCGGATCGCCGCCCGCGGGGCCGGCACCGACATGCTGATCGGCTTCGTCACGCGGTCGCGGGAGGGGGACGAGTGGCGCTCGCGCAACTCGGCCGGCCTCTTCGACCGCGACGGCCAGCTCGTCGCCCAGTACGACAAGGTCAACCTGCTCCCCTTCGGCGAGCGCATACCGTGGAGCCAGTACCTTCCCTTTCTCGGGAGCCTCGACTTCGGGCAGGCGAATTTCCTCCCCGGCAAGGAGGCCACCCTCTTCCAGTCGGCGGCGGGGCGTTTCGGCGTGATGATCTGCTTCGAGTCGACCTTTTCCTCGTTCGCGCGGGAGTACGTGCGAGACGGGGCCGATTTCCTCGTCAACATCACCAACGACGGCTGGTTCGGGAGCGCGCGGGGTCCCATGCAGCACGCCGAGACGGCGATCCTGCGGGCGATCGAGAACCGGGTGATGGTGCTGCGCGCGGCGAACACGGGCGTGTCGATGGTGATCGATCCAACCGGGCGCGTGACGATGAGCCTCGGTCTCGGCGAGAAGGGCATCC